In the Pirellulales bacterium genome, one interval contains:
- a CDS encoding recombinase family protein yields the protein MQKHVAMYVRVSSRRQDHRSQLPDLERWSAAQSRPVVFYRDKFTGKTMERPGWKKLQAAIEHREVATVVCWRLDRLGRTARGLTALFDDLQHRGINLVSLREGIDLSTPAGRMLANMLASVAQFETECRAERVLAGQAAARERGVTWGGRKEGTQTKAIAEKVQAIRTLRKAGENVSSIARACQVSRPTVYAVIHGGW from the coding sequence ATGCAAAAGCACGTTGCTATGTATGTTCGCGTTAGTTCCCGCCGACAAGATCATCGCAGCCAGTTGCCCGATCTAGAGCGGTGGTCAGCCGCACAATCGCGGCCAGTTGTGTTTTACCGTGACAAATTCACGGGCAAGACAATGGAGCGGCCGGGTTGGAAAAAGCTACAGGCAGCCATTGAACACAGGGAAGTCGCCACAGTCGTTTGCTGGCGATTGGATCGGCTTGGGCGCACTGCTCGCGGGCTGACGGCGCTTTTTGACGATCTTCAACACCGTGGAATCAATCTCGTTTCGCTTCGCGAAGGGATTGATCTTTCGACGCCGGCAGGGCGGATGCTGGCGAACATGCTTGCGAGCGTGGCTCAGTTTGAAACAGAATGCCGTGCAGAGCGCGTGCTAGCCGGGCAAGCGGCAGCCCGCGAACGTGGCGTAACGTGGGGTGGACGCAAGGAAGGAACGCAAACCAAAGCCATTGCCGAAAAGGTCCAAGCTATTCGCACGTTGCGCAAGGCTGGTGAAAACGTCAGCAGCATTGCACGGGCGTGCCAAGTTTCTCGCCCAACAGTTTACGCCGTGATTCACGGCGGATGGTAG